CCAGAGCTGTTACTAAGGCAATGCTTCTAAGGCTAATGTCGGCAGTGGAAGCTACAGTATTTTCTACAgaggttttttcagttttgcattCAGCTGGTTGGATAGCCATCTTGATGGGGATTCTTTCCTTGGTTGGCATTGTACATGTGgtgttgctttcattttctgtgaggGTGAGCAGTGAAAAGGCTATGAGATATTGttaatattttgaatattttagcGCTCTAATCTAAAAAACCTCATGGATAGCTATTGCATTACTGCAAAATACAGTTAAGTTGATGGTAGATAAAAtccacatcagaaaaaaaagaaatgtaaaccTGTTTGTTGTAAACAAATGTTGAAATGCTGGCCTTACCAAAACTTACCCAACGTAACATTGGAGGCAGTTAGCCATGTATGTAAGTCAAGGAGGTCACAGGAGCAGTTCCATGGGTTTCCAGCTAAAACAATTTTAATCAATTTAAGAGGtgattttatatgaaaatatttcagtaagtTATACTCTAGATTTAAAACTGTCAGGCTTTTTAGAGAAGTAAATGCATCTGAATCTAGTTGAGCAATCATGTTATACGATAGATTCAACACTGAGAGCTGATTTAATCCTGCAAATGCTGCTTTATGAACTGTGCTAATATGATTGTTGCTGATATCCAGATTCATGAGTTTTTTCAGATTACAGAAGCTGTTCTCAGGCAGTTCAGTAATCCTATTTTCATGTAGATGAAGTTCAGTGAGGTTAATAAAATGTCCAAGAATCTTTTTGTCACTATCTTtcaaagtgattttattttttttgaggCTTAACTTAGTAACGTTTTGAAAAAGGTTGGTGGGGATATTAGAGAGGTTCTTTCCAGACTCCTCACAATCAACCtgttgaaaaaaagagaatgatgACAATTAAATACTGTAGAAAAGTCTGGTAATGAAGGTGTCTCAGTTTTCTATTGCCTTTAATAGTCATGACTATCTTTTTAATGTTGGCACTTCAGAAGAAAAGTTCTACTGCTCTTcatgtgtttgtatttttgtctttattaatTAACTCATGGTCTGGTGATGCAGGAAAATGAATCCTCCTGGTTTATGGAGACCTGAAGTCCCTGAACACATAGTGCGTTAACTCTGAGATGAAAGGTTCTTTATATGTTGCTAATTCAAAATAGAGTAAGATTGGCATGCTATTTTGGAATTAATGGAAGTGTCTGTTTTAAAGTTCAAAGGGAAGATTGGTTGGTTAGAAGAAGGATTCCTTTCCCTCATAATCTGGAAAGAAGGTGTCATAGAGGAAGTTTATTCAAGACtgcaaataaatttaaatatgcctttcaaaatgtcttgttttaaaaacacCTTTGTTTAGTCTTTAAAACATCTTTAGAGCAGACTCTCAGCAAAACATTATATGTTTTTGTTATATCGCTTAaattcattttggttttctgtgctGAAGTTTAGTATAGCTGCAGTCTTTTCAGATTGGAGTGTTTACTCTCAATACcttaaaacagttttgttttctgaaaaaatatatttatttacataagTACAGGAGGCATTACTGACTGAGACATAAAACTATCTCAAATATGTTTCAGTGTTAATTCATCCCCTTAAAATGACTGTCGTCAGCTAATTGTCCATTTCTCAGAAAACCATTTCTTATTTGGCCTTTTGTTGTTCTTTCTTCAGGAACTGCATGTTCATTAAACGACTTCTAAAGTGCCTTCTGCTTTAAGTCTATCTTTCAAAAATAAGGGTAGTTCACATCCATATAAAACTTACAGTTTGGGAAGTAATGTTGCAGTCAGCAGTGACAAGATTCAAACACAGTGCTCCAGCCCAGATCACAAGCCAAGAGAGTTTCATGATTAGATCCTAGTGAAAAACAACACTTCAGTGTACCAAGAGCAGAATACCAATGTCTTCCATAGTGGTAGTTATTTCAATGataatacagtattttttttttacataaatactttgcaatggaaaattaaatggaaaactAGAGGCTATCAGAATTAATGAGATCAGCTTTCCCGTAATTGAACCGGACCTAAAAGCCAATGAGCAGACTGtatcagcaaacagaaaagggaTTATTTAGAAAAGTTAATAGACAAAAGTTTCATAAATGTGTAAAACAAATTGCCAGGACTGTACTCATTAATCTCCCTGATAAAGCAATTGCAGGTACTGGAAGACTATGACAGGAATAAACTGGAGAAAGCAGTGCTTTCCCTAAACATGTTTTCTTGTTTCCACAAAGAGAGACAGAATACTGTAGTAGGTGGATTGTTGGCTTGTCCAGTCAGATTTCTTTTGTGTTCTTATGTaagatattaaatattttttgtgaatTTGTAAGTAATAGATTGATCTTTTAATCTCTTTATTGTCCATAATATATCATATTACATAAATCTGGACCTCAGAAGGTATAGTTGTTGCTTTCATCTTTTGAACTAAGTAAACTTTGTTCAGTCTCTTATGATAGAGTTCTTGTACAGGTTTGAGCTTTATTTTTTGAAAGCCAGCAGAGTTCCTAGAAATTTTCTACATAGTTTCACTGTTAACAATAACAGCTCTCAAAGAAAGTGTCACTCATTTATTCCTCTTGAATCAGGCATTATTTGCAGGATCTATTAATTTTGAATAAGAATATTAAACCATGTCTGTCAGATGTTAAATTAGTCCTTGTTTGTGCCACACTTGAATGAAAATGTTATGTAAAAGGTAGATTAACCTTTAATTTTTACACCTTTTCTTAAGCTTCTAAAAAGATAGTGGGTTAAGTGAATCTCAGTATCTCCTGCCATGATTTCTGTCATCCAGGGTGAAACAGACCCAAAAGCTAGAGGGTAAGGATACTTGCTTCAAGTGCCTGTTATATCTTGAGCTGTTCAGAGTATTCACTGAATTTAACAAAGGAGGGGAAATTAAATGAGGAAGCTTAACTGTATGAAAAATGCTACATATAGGCAGCCAGTCAGATTTAAAAAATCTCCACCAGTCCTTAAGGAAGGTGCCAGGAGGCCTTTGCTGATCAGAATGGACTAGATAAGGTCATAGAACAAATTGGTCCAGTCTACTTAATAGCTTCTATATATATGCATGTCTGAGGATTGGCCTCATTCAGCTAACTGAATCAGCCTGGAAACCTAATAACTtctaggaaagaaaaggaaaataaatgccaCTTACTTTGCTCTGattcattttgtatttctaCTTCTGTTGGAAAAGTACATTAAATACAAAAAGAGTTCATaaacttttctgccttttagcCATTATCAGGAGCAGGGTGTCGTAGCAGCAGCCACTGTGGAATTATGTTCTGCAATAGGTATTGCTCTTGTCAATGATGGTTCTGGTGGCCTGCATACTTTTGGAGCCAGTTTTTGTATTGCTGGTGGAAAACATGATGCACTTTTAGTACTCCTGAACTGACTATTTTAACAGTTGGATCTTGAGTCATATTTGGATCTTAAAGACACTGCTTCTAAGGTGTTCAGAAACAGTGCAGGTCTTAACCTGGTAATGTGGAAGTACAGATTAATACTAATGTTGTAGTTTGCAGATTGCAGAAGAGGAACTGTCTGTAGTAGAGTagggaaaatatattaaatattatttttaaagttaatcCATAAGTTAGTAACAATCAAATTGAAAATTTCACTTGTACATATGTCTTATTCAGAAACTGCTCCTAGTTTTTACCTCGGTTTCTACGGAAAAGTTAGGAGTTTTTTTTACAAAAGTGATTTTCTGCATGTTGTGTATGTGAACCTGTATAATCGGTAGAAGAACAGGAAAACATATGTAATTTTAGTTGCACTTTAGCTTTTTACTAGAACCAGACTTCGAGACTTGCTGTTTAAACTAATTTGTTTGGAAAGAAACTCAGCCTGAAAATTTATAGGTAATATTTTgacatttcctttttattaaatgtgctttcttatttttcttctctgagaattttgaagattttgtcttttaatagtaata
This region of Pithys albifrons albifrons isolate INPA30051 chromosome Z, PitAlb_v1, whole genome shotgun sequence genomic DNA includes:
- the LRRC19 gene encoding leucine-rich repeat-containing protein 19 isoform X2, whose amino-acid sequence is MNQSKDLIMKLSWLVIWAGALCLNLVTADCNITSQTVDCEESGKNLSNIPTNLFQNVTKLSLKKNKITLKDSDKKILGHFINLTELHLHENRITELPENSFCNLKKLMNLDISNNHISTVHKAAFAGLNQLSVLNLSYNMIAQLDSDAFTSLKSLTVLNLEYNLLKYFHIKSPLKLIKIVLAGNPWNCSCDLLDLHTWLTASNVTLENESNTTCTMPTKERIPIKMAIQPAECKTEKTSVENTVASTADISLRSIALVTALASNITGNNGTHAELPLLGKSWTFLAGVLGFVLGTTLLIFSAAKCPTWYHYVISYRHRRLEENEPEMFEQEFSADISSSSVPRTNSEEPIVIFEKIHAFGDGEDGFIEDKYIDSYVNEES
- the LRRC19 gene encoding leucine-rich repeat-containing protein 19 isoform X1, whose amino-acid sequence is MLPLRSNRKDLIMKLSWLVIWAGALCLNLVTADCNITSQTVDCEESGKNLSNIPTNLFQNVTKLSLKKNKITLKDSDKKILGHFINLTELHLHENRITELPENSFCNLKKLMNLDISNNHISTVHKAAFAGLNQLSVLNLSYNMIAQLDSDAFTSLKSLTVLNLEYNLLKYFHIKSPLKLIKIVLAGNPWNCSCDLLDLHTWLTASNVTLENESNTTCTMPTKERIPIKMAIQPAECKTEKTSVENTVASTADISLRSIALVTALASNITGNNGTHAELPLLGKSWTFLAGVLGFVLGTTLLIFSAAKCPTWYHYVISYRHRRLEENEPEMFEQEFSADISSSSVPRTNSEEPIVIFEKIHAFGDGEDGFIEDKYIDSYVNEES